One window from the genome of Pirellulales bacterium encodes:
- a CDS encoding response regulator — translation MTEAGKTKTAQPKAPSQKSAAKHQPDGPQRVAPQTAATAKVASSTKRILLVDDDQEIVESMRMALEAHGYQVMVARDGNQGLVLCEREDPDLVILDMMMPKRSGFLVLEKLRRTRPVPLRIIMITANEGSRHKAYAEMLGVDDYIRKPFAMDRLMESVERLLT, via the coding sequence ATGACGGAAGCCGGCAAAACAAAAACCGCTCAGCCTAAAGCCCCCTCGCAAAAATCGGCCGCCAAACATCAACCGGATGGACCGCAACGAGTCGCCCCACAAACAGCCGCTACAGCCAAAGTCGCCTCATCAACCAAGCGAATTTTACTGGTCGACGACGATCAGGAAATTGTGGAATCGATGCGAATGGCATTGGAAGCCCACGGCTACCAGGTAATGGTTGCTCGTGATGGCAATCAAGGCTTAGTCCTGTGCGAACGGGAGGATCCCGATTTGGTGATTCTCGACATGATGATGCCCAAACGCAGCGGATTTTTGGTCCTCGAAAAACTCCGCCGCACCCGGCCCGTGCCGCTGCGGATCATTATGATTACCGCCAACGAAGGCAGCCGCCACAAGGCCTATGCGGAGATGCTGGGCGTCGACGATTACATCCGCAAGCCGTTCGCCATGGACCGGCTCATGGAAAGCGTCGAACGCTTGTTGACCTAG
- a CDS encoding RNA polymerase sigma factor, with amino-acid sequence MRLMLLTMSDSPASASAASSGIRRTAPAEDETALLAQAKVGSSSAFDQIITIHQEKIARLVQRLLGWQSDVDDIVQDVFVDALKNLPRFDGRSSVLTWLTRLAINRCRSHQRRQWLRRHLPFAPFSRDAQAAGAERASAITGSSSNAEHEIITAETIAQVHAAIKKLNQRDREIIVLRYLEELPIEQIAQTLKRTRGAVDVRLNRARRRLEELLKPYIEQ; translated from the coding sequence ATGCGTCTAATGCTGTTAACCATGAGCGACAGCCCGGCCAGCGCATCCGCCGCGTCCAGCGGGATTCGTCGGACGGCTCCGGCCGAGGACGAAACGGCGCTGCTTGCGCAGGCCAAAGTCGGCAGCTCATCGGCCTTCGATCAAATCATCACCATTCATCAGGAGAAAATTGCCCGGCTGGTGCAGCGATTATTGGGCTGGCAGTCCGACGTCGACGACATCGTCCAAGATGTGTTCGTCGATGCCTTGAAAAACTTGCCTCGGTTCGATGGCCGCAGCAGTGTACTCACCTGGCTTACTCGCCTGGCCATTAACCGCTGCCGCAGCCACCAACGCCGGCAATGGCTCCGCCGCCATCTCCCGTTCGCTCCGTTTAGCCGCGACGCGCAGGCCGCCGGAGCGGAGCGCGCGAGTGCCATTACGGGCTCGTCCAGCAATGCAGAACACGAAATTATTACCGCAGAAACAATCGCTCAAGTTCACGCCGCCATCAAAAAACTGAACCAGCGCGACCGGGAAATTATCGTTTTGCGATACTTGGAAGAATTACCGATCGAACAAATCGCTCAAACATTAAAACGAACCCGCGGCGCGGTTGACGTGCGACTCAACCGTGCCAGGCGGCGACTCGAAGAGCTGCTGAAACCCTATATCGAGCAATGA
- a CDS encoding SpoVR family protein, whose protein sequence is MATVTHFDPLPGYLADIQRQMEEYARGYGLDFYPTIFEVVDYDQLNEIAAYGGFPTRYPHWRFGMEYEQLAKGYEYGLQKIYELVINNDPCYAYLMRSNHTTDQKLVMAHVYGHCDFFKNNNWFSQTNRKMMDEMANHGNRVRRYMDRFGVEEVENFIDGCLSIEDLIDVHAPFIKRTADKPKYEFKRADEEELSPVAGRFAAKHYLESFVNPPDVLLAESERMRKEKELEERRPSGPARDVMKFILDHAPLKPWQSDVLSIIREEAYYFAPQGQTKIMNEGWASYWHSTIMTRQGLEPADVVNYADHHSGTMASSPTRLNPYKLGIELLRDIEDRWNRGRFGKDFDECDDMGQRRAWDTHAGLGRQKIFEVRRIYNDLMFIDEFLTLDFCRQHKLFSFNYHDDTDTYNIESREFPKIKERLLYNLTNMGRPIIQVREGNYKNRGELFLEHLHNGVDLQISYAHDTLANLHRLWTRPVHIETLVEGKKTTFSFDGSEHKTETAK, encoded by the coding sequence ATGGCCACCGTCACCCATTTCGATCCGTTGCCCGGTTACCTGGCCGACATCCAGCGGCAAATGGAAGAATACGCGCGCGGCTATGGGCTGGATTTTTATCCCACCATTTTCGAAGTCGTCGATTACGACCAGCTCAACGAAATCGCGGCCTACGGCGGTTTCCCCACGCGCTATCCGCACTGGCGGTTCGGCATGGAGTACGAACAGTTGGCCAAAGGCTACGAATACGGCCTGCAAAAAATTTACGAGCTCGTCATCAACAACGATCCCTGCTACGCCTACTTGATGCGGTCCAACCACACGACCGATCAAAAACTGGTCATGGCCCACGTCTACGGCCACTGCGATTTCTTCAAAAACAACAATTGGTTCAGTCAAACCAATCGCAAAATGATGGACGAAATGGCCAATCATGGCAATCGTGTGCGGCGCTACATGGATCGGTTCGGCGTGGAGGAGGTGGAAAACTTTATTGACGGCTGCCTGAGCATCGAAGATTTAATCGACGTTCATGCGCCGTTTATCAAACGCACTGCGGACAAGCCCAAGTACGAATTCAAACGTGCCGACGAGGAAGAACTATCGCCGGTGGCCGGTCGCTTTGCCGCCAAGCATTATCTCGAATCATTCGTCAATCCGCCCGATGTCTTGCTGGCCGAATCGGAGCGGATGCGGAAAGAAAAAGAACTCGAAGAACGTCGCCCCAGTGGCCCAGCCCGCGATGTGATGAAATTCATTCTCGACCATGCCCCGCTCAAGCCCTGGCAGTCCGACGTGCTGTCGATCATCCGCGAAGAAGCCTATTATTTCGCCCCCCAAGGCCAAACCAAAATTATGAATGAAGGTTGGGCCAGCTACTGGCACAGCACCATTATGACCCGCCAAGGGCTGGAGCCGGCCGATGTCGTCAATTACGCCGATCATCACAGCGGCACTATGGCCAGCAGCCCCACGCGGCTCAATCCGTACAAGTTGGGCATCGAATTGCTGCGCGACATCGAAGACCGCTGGAACCGCGGCCGCTTCGGTAAGGATTTCGACGAGTGCGACGACATGGGCCAGCGCCGTGCCTGGGATACGCACGCCGGCCTGGGCCGCCAAAAAATCTTCGAGGTTCGACGCATTTACAACGACCTGATGTTCATCGACGAGTTCCTCACGCTTGACTTTTGCCGCCAGCACAAACTATTCTCGTTCAACTACCACGACGACACCGACACCTACAACATCGAAAGCCGCGAGTTCCCCAAAATCAAGGAACGGCTGCTGTACAACCTTACCAACATGGGCCGTCCCATCATCCAGGTGCGCGAGGGCAACTACAAAAATCGCGGCGAGCTATTCCTGGAACACCTACACAATGGCGTCGATTTGCAAATCAGTTACGCCCATGACACGCTAGCCAATCTGCACCGCCTGTGGACGCGCCCCGTGCATATCGAAACCCTGGTCGAAGGCAAAAAAACTACGTTTTCGTTCGACGGCAGCGAGCACAAGACCGAAACCGCCAAATAA
- a CDS encoding DUF444 family protein translates to MVLNIDHDHRRFRHIVRGKIRENLRKYITHGEMIGRKGGDLVSIPLPQLDVPHFRYGKNGSGGAGQGDGEVGQPIAGGGGGDKGDGKGHAGSEPGQHILEVDVPLEELAAILGDELELPHIEPKGAATISQEKSKYDSIRRTGPESLRHRKRTYFQALRRQITTGTYDPHKPLIVPIPDDKRYRSWSTIQQPQANALIIYMMDVSGSMTDDQKEIVRTEAFWIDTWLNSQYDGVEVRYIIHDAVARLVDEDTFYHTRESGGTRISSAYKVAGDLIRREFDPAAWNIYGFQFSDGDNWGEDNDQSLRLLAEDLLPTVNLFCYGQVESPYGSGEYIRALRNRFGEKHDKLVLSEIEDKEGIYKSIKAFLGKGK, encoded by the coding sequence ATGGTTCTTAACATCGATCACGATCATCGTCGCTTTCGCCACATTGTGCGGGGCAAAATTCGCGAAAATCTGCGGAAGTACATCACACATGGCGAGATGATCGGCCGCAAAGGGGGCGACTTGGTCAGCATCCCGCTGCCGCAACTCGACGTGCCACACTTTCGCTATGGAAAAAACGGCTCCGGCGGAGCAGGGCAGGGCGATGGCGAAGTAGGCCAGCCCATTGCCGGCGGGGGCGGCGGAGATAAAGGCGATGGCAAAGGCCACGCCGGTAGCGAGCCCGGCCAGCACATCCTGGAAGTCGATGTGCCGCTGGAAGAATTGGCGGCCATCCTGGGGGACGAACTGGAACTGCCCCACATCGAGCCCAAAGGCGCCGCCACCATCAGCCAGGAAAAATCAAAGTACGACAGCATCCGCCGCACGGGCCCGGAATCGCTGCGCCATCGCAAGCGAACGTATTTCCAGGCCTTGCGACGGCAAATCACGACCGGCACCTACGATCCGCACAAGCCCCTGATCGTCCCCATTCCTGATGACAAACGTTACCGCTCGTGGAGCACGATTCAACAGCCCCAGGCCAATGCTCTCATCATTTACATGATGGATGTCTCCGGCTCCATGACCGACGACCAAAAGGAAATTGTCCGCACCGAGGCCTTCTGGATCGACACCTGGCTCAACAGTCAATACGACGGCGTCGAAGTCCGTTATATCATTCACGACGCCGTGGCCCGCCTGGTCGATGAAGACACGTTTTATCACACCCGCGAAAGCGGCGGCACGCGCATCAGCTCGGCCTACAAAGTCGCCGGCGACCTCATCCGCCGCGAGTTCGATCCCGCCGCCTGGAACATCTACGGCTTCCAGTTCTCCGACGGCGATAATTGGGGGGAAGACAACGACCAAAGCCTCCGCTTGTTGGCCGAAGATTTATTGCCCACTGTCAATTTGTTCTGCTACGGCCAGGTGGAAAGCCCCTACGGCAGCGGCGAATACATCCGCGCCCTCCGCAACCGCTTCGGTGAAAAGCACGACAAGCTGGTGCTCTCGGAAATCGAAGACAAAGAAGGCATTTACAAATCGATCAAAGCATTTCTCGGTAAAGGAAAGTGA
- a CDS encoding serine protein kinase, with product MTGGRELVSLIGQRQDLDQFRKKNWEGTFDQYLDVVSQDGRVTRNAFQRVYDMILSYGTETYEVAREKRLHYKFFGDPDFGGRDAVFGLDQALTQLVNAFKSAAQGYGIEKRVLLLHGPVGSSKSTIARLLKKGLERYSQGDDGALYTLGWVDLEDPDQVHWCPMHEEPLHLIPSRFRDEIQTRLNAKRAPHDFQVRIQGELCPFCRYVYGERLKRYDGDWTRVIADVRVKRLILSEQDRLGIGTFQPKDEKNQDSTELTGDVNYRKIAQYGSDSDPRAFNFDGEFNIANRGIIEFVEVLKLDVAFLYDLLGASQEHKVKPKKFAQTDIDEVIVGHTNEPEYRRLQNNEFMEALRDRTVKIDVPYVTTLTDEIKIYEKDYNKQKVLGKHISPHTIEIAAMWAILTRLEEPKNANLSLLQKLKLYNGKTLPGFTEDNVKELREQAASEGMLGISPRYVQDKISNALVSHPEATSVNPFMVLNELESGLKHHSLITNEETRNHYRELIGVVKQEYTNIVKNEVQRAIAADEDALKRLCSNYIDNVKAYTQREKVRNKFTGQYEEPDERLMRSIEDKIDIPDSRKDDFRREIMNYIGALLIDGRTFDYKSNERLHRALELKLFEDQKDTIKLTSLVSNVVDADTQAKIDVVKSRLIRDFGYDQESATDVLNYVASIFARGDAKQ from the coding sequence ATGACCGGCGGCCGCGAACTTGTTTCTCTGATTGGACAACGACAAGACCTGGACCAATTTCGTAAAAAAAACTGGGAAGGGACTTTCGACCAATATCTTGATGTCGTTTCTCAGGATGGCCGTGTTACACGCAATGCCTTCCAACGCGTGTACGACATGATCCTTTCCTACGGCACCGAAACCTATGAGGTCGCCCGCGAAAAACGCCTCCACTACAAGTTTTTCGGCGACCCCGATTTCGGCGGCCGCGACGCCGTGTTCGGGCTAGATCAAGCCCTCACGCAATTGGTCAATGCCTTCAAAAGTGCGGCCCAAGGCTACGGTATCGAAAAGCGGGTCCTCTTGTTACACGGCCCCGTCGGAAGCAGCAAAAGCACCATCGCTCGGTTGTTGAAAAAAGGCCTGGAGCGTTACTCGCAGGGGGACGATGGCGCCCTCTACACGCTGGGCTGGGTCGATCTGGAAGATCCCGATCAGGTGCATTGGTGCCCGATGCACGAGGAGCCACTGCACCTAATTCCGTCACGCTTCCGCGACGAAATTCAAACACGCCTGAATGCCAAGCGCGCCCCGCACGATTTCCAAGTCCGCATCCAGGGCGAGCTGTGCCCCTTCTGCCGCTATGTTTATGGCGAACGCCTCAAACGCTACGACGGCGATTGGACCCGCGTCATTGCCGACGTCCGCGTCAAGCGGCTCATCCTGAGCGAGCAAGATCGGTTGGGCATCGGCACGTTCCAACCCAAGGACGAAAAAAATCAAGATAGCACCGAGCTCACCGGCGACGTCAATTATCGCAAAATCGCACAGTACGGCAGCGACAGCGACCCACGCGCCTTCAATTTCGATGGCGAATTCAACATCGCCAATCGCGGCATCATCGAATTTGTCGAAGTACTCAAGCTAGACGTGGCGTTCCTCTACGACCTGCTGGGCGCCAGCCAGGAACACAAAGTCAAGCCCAAGAAATTCGCGCAAACCGACATCGACGAAGTCATCGTCGGCCACACCAACGAGCCGGAATATCGCCGTTTGCAAAATAACGAGTTCATGGAGGCGCTCCGCGACCGCACCGTGAAAATCGACGTTCCCTACGTCACCACGCTGACCGACGAAATCAAAATTTACGAGAAAGATTACAACAAGCAAAAAGTGCTGGGCAAGCACATCTCTCCCCACACCATCGAAATCGCCGCCATGTGGGCCATTCTCACGCGGCTGGAAGAACCCAAAAATGCGAACCTTTCTCTGTTGCAAAAGCTCAAACTTTACAACGGGAAAACGCTCCCCGGCTTCACCGAAGACAACGTGAAAGAACTGCGCGAACAAGCCGCCAGCGAAGGCATGCTCGGCATTTCGCCCCGTTATGTCCAAGACAAAATTTCCAACGCCTTGGTCTCCCACCCCGAGGCCACCAGCGTTAACCCATTCATGGTGCTCAACGAGTTGGAATCGGGCCTGAAACACCACAGCCTCATCACCAACGAGGAAACGCGCAATCACTACCGCGAACTCATTGGCGTGGTCAAGCAGGAATACACCAACATCGTGAAGAACGAAGTGCAACGGGCCATCGCCGCCGACGAAGATGCCCTCAAGCGCCTCTGCTCCAACTACATCGACAATGTCAAAGCCTACACGCAGCGCGAAAAAGTCCGCAACAAGTTTACCGGCCAATACGAGGAACCCGACGAACGGCTGATGCGTTCCATCGAAGATAAAATTGACATCCCCGACAGCCGTAAGGATGATTTCCGCCGCGAAATCATGAACTACATCGGCGCGCTGCTCATCGACGGCCGCACTTTCGATTACAAAAGCAACGAACGTCTCCACCGCGCGCTGGAACTGAAGCTATTCGAAGATCAAAAGGACACCATCAAGCTCACCAGCCTGGTTTCCAACGTCGTCGATGCCGACACCCAAGCCAAAATCGACGTGGTCAAAAGCCGCTTAATCCGCGATTTTGGCTACGACCAGGAAAGCGCCACCGACGTCTTAAACTACGTCGCCAGCATTTTCGCCCGCGGCGATGCAAAACAGTAA